Proteins from a genomic interval of Anatilimnocola floriformis:
- a CDS encoding replicative DNA helicase encodes MNKPTRQNDIRRQPPSDLQAEMGVLGSLMLMPEKFREIEVMIAPDDFFDEGHGAIFTAMKSIVARGRPLDPTLITDQLKASGTYDAVGGEFHLAKVLTAVPNAAHMEYYAEIVAAKSLSRRVIVETTQLLRAAYEDALEPSELVALMESATNRITSNRAGMELPISISQSARNLIASLRKSKDSVGGRSRAHFGILVLDERVGPIVAGEVCVIGARASSGKTAFATGILRHSAMMNRPSLLVSLEMTDLEVTSREATRSTGIDYRDIRGGQLQEEDYKKLDNFSRDTDGLPMFTWSPTRATTFAEIRSFIIHAQSKLGIGVVAIDYIGLISEPPKFRGSRREHLAECSRGMKRLAKELDIPVFLLCQLNREKERPNLTMLRECGAIEEDADSVLLIHRDEDDDSYRDLIVAKFRAGATGDIRLKWDGKRFDFSDPEEDKS; translated from the coding sequence ATGAACAAACCGACACGACAGAACGATATTCGCCGGCAGCCGCCATCTGACCTCCAGGCCGAAATGGGAGTCCTCGGTTCATTGATGCTGATGCCCGAAAAGTTTCGCGAGATCGAGGTGATGATTGCACCCGACGACTTTTTTGATGAGGGGCACGGAGCGATTTTTACTGCGATGAAGAGCATTGTTGCTCGTGGCCGCCCGCTCGACCCGACGCTGATCACCGATCAACTTAAAGCGTCCGGGACCTACGATGCCGTCGGAGGTGAATTTCACCTGGCGAAAGTTCTGACCGCTGTTCCTAACGCTGCTCACATGGAGTACTACGCGGAGATCGTAGCGGCCAAGTCGCTGTCGCGCCGCGTGATCGTCGAAACAACGCAACTGTTGCGAGCCGCGTACGAAGACGCACTGGAGCCGAGTGAACTGGTCGCACTTATGGAGTCGGCCACCAATCGAATCACATCGAACCGCGCGGGAATGGAGTTGCCGATTTCAATCAGCCAGTCGGCGCGAAACCTAATTGCTTCTTTGCGAAAGTCAAAGGATTCTGTGGGCGGACGAAGTCGCGCGCACTTCGGAATCCTGGTGCTCGATGAGAGAGTGGGGCCAATTGTTGCCGGCGAAGTGTGCGTGATTGGAGCCCGCGCAAGTTCAGGAAAGACGGCATTCGCCACAGGAATTCTTCGCCATTCCGCGATGATGAACCGTCCCTCACTACTGGTTTCCTTGGAAATGACAGATTTGGAAGTGACGAGCCGCGAAGCAACTCGCAGCACGGGTATCGACTATCGAGACATTCGTGGCGGGCAGCTTCAAGAGGAGGATTACAAGAAGCTTGATAACTTCAGTCGTGACACAGATGGCTTGCCCATGTTCACTTGGTCGCCAACTCGCGCCACGACATTTGCCGAAATCCGAAGCTTTATAATTCATGCGCAAAGCAAGCTCGGCATCGGCGTAGTAGCCATCGACTACATCGGCTTGATTTCCGAGCCACCGAAGTTTCGCGGTAGCCGGCGCGAGCATCTTGCCGAATGCTCACGCGGCATGAAGCGTTTAGCAAAGGAACTTGACATTCCGGTGTTCTTACTGTGCCAATTGAACCGCGAAAAGGAACGGCCGAATCTGACAATGCTTCGAGAATGCGGAGCGATTGAAGAAGACGCCGACAGCGTTCTGTTGATCCACCGCGATGAAGACGATGACAGCTACCGAGACCTGATCGTTGCGAAGTTTCGGGCGGGAGCAACAGGCGACATTCGTTTGAAGTGGGACGGTAAGCGTTTCGACTTTAGTGACCCAGAGGAAGATAAAAGCTGA
- a CDS encoding helix-turn-helix domain-containing protein: MPNTFAPSRIAERFGVDVSKVLRWIEAGELKAINVATRLGGRPRWRITEESLVAFEQARTNITPFKPGRRRPPRVERRYY; encoded by the coding sequence ATGCCTAATACTTTCGCGCCAAGCCGAATTGCTGAGCGGTTCGGTGTAGATGTCAGCAAGGTCTTGCGTTGGATCGAAGCTGGAGAATTGAAGGCTATTAACGTTGCCACACGCTTAGGTGGAAGGCCGCGGTGGCGTATCACTGAAGAGTCGCTTGTTGCGTTCGAGCAAGCCCGCACCAACATTACGCCATTCAAGCCAGGGCGGCGTCGTCCCCCCCGCGTTGAACGCCGATACTACTAA
- a CDS encoding helix-turn-helix domain-containing protein → MSTTARKANFTLTEAADFLCLSKSTIRQLIASKTLTAYRPTPRKLILKLEDLERFLTRNPVGEVPRAVEGANA, encoded by the coding sequence ATGAGCACCACTGCAAGAAAAGCAAACTTCACCCTCACAGAGGCTGCTGATTTTCTCTGCTTGAGCAAATCAACAATTCGCCAGCTAATCGCCTCAAAAACTCTTACGGCATATCGCCCTACTCCTCGCAAGTTGATCCTTAAGCTCGAGGATCTTGAACGCTTTCTCACTCGAAATCCCGTCGGAGAGGTCCCGCGCGCGGTTGAGGGAGCCAATGCCTAA
- a CDS encoding tyrosine-type recombinase/integrase: MTKSSNPPTAGQPTAASRAAVKKRISTTAKPPKPYPEFPLTAHPVGEWCKKIRGKIHYFGKWGRKVDGKLVRLEDDGWKDALETFKQQVDDLQAGRKPRAKDDAAVLVRDVCNAFLIAKERQRDAGELKATTFKDYNDTTDRLVEVFGATRRVDDLAADDFDELRAQIAKTWGPWRLSGEIQRVRTVFKFAFDTRLLDRPVRFGPQFRKPTKKTMRVHRAKQGTRMIDAASIRKLIDGANMQLKAMILLGVNCGFGNDDCATLPLAVVDLSRSWIEYPRPKTGMTRKCPLWPETVAALRELIAKRKPKDPAVAALLFITKYGKTWETKTSGSPISAEFRKLVNELELYRRGVSFYSLRHVFRTVADEVLDPPAVRMIMGHVDASIDDTYREHIAEVRLQKVVDHVHSWLFTSAK; this comes from the coding sequence ATGACTAAGTCTAGCAATCCGCCCACAGCTGGGCAACCGACCGCCGCGTCCCGAGCGGCTGTAAAAAAGCGGATCTCTACAACCGCCAAGCCGCCGAAACCCTATCCCGAGTTCCCCCTCACAGCCCACCCGGTTGGAGAGTGGTGCAAGAAGATCCGCGGCAAGATTCACTACTTCGGCAAATGGGGGCGGAAAGTCGACGGCAAGCTGGTCCGGTTGGAAGATGACGGCTGGAAGGATGCGCTGGAGACGTTCAAGCAGCAGGTCGACGATCTGCAGGCCGGCCGCAAGCCACGCGCGAAGGATGACGCCGCGGTTCTTGTGCGCGACGTCTGCAACGCGTTCCTGATCGCCAAGGAACGGCAGCGCGACGCCGGCGAACTCAAGGCGACCACGTTCAAAGACTACAACGACACCACCGACCGCCTGGTCGAAGTCTTCGGAGCGACCCGGCGAGTCGATGACCTGGCCGCCGACGACTTCGACGAGCTTCGTGCGCAGATCGCAAAGACGTGGGGCCCGTGGCGACTGAGCGGTGAGATTCAGCGCGTCCGCACCGTCTTTAAGTTTGCTTTCGATACGCGGTTGCTCGATCGGCCGGTTCGGTTCGGTCCGCAGTTTCGCAAGCCGACGAAAAAGACGATGCGGGTTCATCGCGCGAAGCAAGGCACGCGCATGATCGACGCGGCGAGCATTCGCAAGTTGATCGACGGCGCCAACATGCAACTGAAGGCAATGATTCTGCTGGGAGTGAATTGCGGCTTCGGCAACGACGACTGCGCAACGCTCCCGCTGGCCGTGGTTGACCTGTCGCGCAGCTGGATCGAATACCCGAGGCCGAAGACTGGGATGACTCGCAAATGCCCGCTGTGGCCCGAGACCGTGGCCGCGCTGCGCGAGTTGATCGCCAAGCGGAAGCCGAAGGATCCAGCCGTTGCCGCATTACTGTTCATCACGAAGTACGGCAAAACTTGGGAAACGAAGACATCGGGCAGTCCGATCAGCGCCGAGTTCCGCAAGCTGGTCAATGAACTCGAGCTCTACCGCCGCGGCGTGAGTTTCTATTCGCTGCGTCACGTTTTCCGCACGGTTGCCGACGAGGTACTCGATCCGCCGGCGGTTCGCATGATCATGGGCCACGTTGACGCGTCGATTGATGACACGTACCGCGAGCACATCGCTGAGGTACGGTTGCAGAAAGTCGTCGATCACGTTCATTCCTGGTTGTTTACGTCGGCGAAGTAG
- a CDS encoding outer membrane protein assembly factor BamB family protein produces the protein MLYRLPVLCCGLLAVAAMLRCSSAENWPQWRGPAGTGQSPERQIAIVWHEDRGLFWKTPLPEWGTSTPAIWGEAIFLTSHTSEGKLLLLRLDKETGKILWQQEVGTGDAVREAPKRSTQKFHQLHNLASPSPVTDGKTVVAHFGNGDLAAYDFDGKQLWKRNLQEEHGNYSIWWGHSNSPVIFKDTVISVCMQDSLADLQDEPVKSYIVAHDLLTGRQKWLTPRMTKAAAEQCDAYTTPILCDYRGHLQLIVMGGNQLDAYNPADGKQLWFLPNLIGGRTVTGPTVQGDFIYVTRGMRGPMLAVQPRNTGENDFKSIAWDYKEGTPDTCSPVVWNELLFAVADDGIARCIHAPSGNLRWKERLKGKYKASPIAVDGRIFFLNTEGLCTVVSAQARFDKLVENKLDDETLASPAVSDGRVYIRGKQFLYCIGKK, from the coding sequence ATGTTGTATCGATTGCCCGTTTTATGCTGCGGCTTGCTGGCCGTGGCGGCGATGTTGCGCTGCAGCTCGGCCGAAAATTGGCCGCAGTGGCGGGGACCGGCGGGAACCGGCCAATCGCCCGAACGGCAGATCGCTATCGTCTGGCATGAAGACCGCGGCCTGTTTTGGAAGACGCCGTTGCCCGAATGGGGCACTAGCACGCCGGCCATTTGGGGCGAGGCGATTTTTCTGACCAGCCACACGTCGGAGGGCAAGCTTCTGCTGCTGCGACTCGACAAAGAGACCGGCAAGATTCTCTGGCAGCAAGAAGTGGGAACCGGCGATGCCGTGCGCGAGGCGCCGAAACGCTCGACGCAGAAGTTTCATCAGCTGCACAACCTAGCCAGTCCGTCGCCGGTGACCGATGGCAAGACCGTGGTCGCGCACTTCGGCAACGGCGATCTCGCGGCCTACGATTTCGACGGCAAGCAACTCTGGAAACGAAACCTGCAGGAAGAGCACGGCAACTATTCGATCTGGTGGGGACACTCCAACAGCCCGGTCATTTTCAAAGACACCGTCATCAGCGTCTGCATGCAGGACTCGCTCGCCGATCTGCAAGACGAGCCGGTGAAGAGCTACATCGTCGCGCACGACCTGCTCACCGGTCGGCAGAAATGGCTCACCCCGCGCATGACCAAAGCCGCCGCCGAGCAGTGCGATGCCTACACTACGCCCATCCTCTGCGATTATCGCGGCCATCTGCAATTGATCGTGATGGGTGGCAATCAACTCGATGCCTACAACCCCGCCGACGGCAAGCAACTTTGGTTCCTGCCGAATCTGATCGGAGGCCGCACCGTAACTGGGCCCACCGTGCAAGGCGACTTCATCTATGTCACGCGCGGCATGCGCGGGCCGATGCTCGCGGTGCAGCCGCGCAACACGGGCGAGAACGATTTCAAAAGCATCGCCTGGGATTACAAAGAAGGAACGCCCGACACCTGCTCGCCGGTCGTCTGGAACGAACTCCTCTTCGCCGTTGCCGACGACGGCATCGCCCGTTGCATCCACGCGCCGTCGGGCAATCTCCGCTGGAAGGAACGCCTCAAAGGAAAATACAAAGCCTCGCCGATCGCGGTCGACGGTCGCATTTTCTTTTTGAATACCGAAGGTCTTTGCACCGTCGTCTCGGCTCAAGCTCGCTTCGATAAACTCGTCGAGAACAAGCTCGATGATGAAACGCTCGCCTCGCCCGCTGTGAGCGACGGCCGAGTTTATATCCGCGGGAAACAGTTTTTGTATTGCATTGGGAAGAAGTGA
- a CDS encoding right-handed parallel beta-helix repeat-containing protein, with translation MGKVVCFLTALLVGSANLLAADGHSWYVAPAGDDTAAGDLEHPFASITRAQKSAAAGDTVYLRGGTYKPTDADVVQTRGIFAHLFVLDKSGERDKPITYSAYREERPVFDCSSVKPEGKRVSIFYVSGNWLRLIGIEITGAQVTIKTHTQSICIESQGNHNIFERLALHDGQAIGVYHVRGSDNLFLNCDAWNNRDYTSEDGKGGNVDGFGGHPSKGSTGNVFRGCRAWYNSDDGYDCINAHESVTFENCWAMGNGLSPMKESLADGNGFKAGGYGSTPAERVPNPLPRHVVRFCIAVGNKNSGFYANHHLGGCDWLNNSAFRNGANFNMLGRLADNRTDIDGVGHVLRNNLSYGGRRDLARMNAEKCTAENNSFTLETKLTDKNFLSLDTTELFQPRGKDGSLPDINCLRPAAKISFGALPAREK, from the coding sequence ATGGGGAAGGTTGTTTGTTTTCTAACGGCGCTGCTTGTCGGTAGTGCGAATTTACTGGCAGCTGACGGCCACTCTTGGTACGTCGCTCCGGCGGGTGACGACACGGCTGCTGGTGATCTCGAGCATCCATTCGCTTCGATCACTCGCGCGCAGAAGTCTGCAGCCGCAGGCGATACCGTTTATCTCCGCGGTGGCACTTACAAACCAACCGATGCCGACGTTGTGCAGACTCGCGGCATTTTTGCCCACCTTTTCGTGCTCGATAAGAGCGGCGAGCGCGACAAGCCGATTACTTATTCCGCCTATCGCGAAGAACGGCCGGTGTTCGATTGCTCTTCGGTGAAGCCGGAGGGGAAACGCGTTTCGATCTTTTATGTCAGCGGCAATTGGCTACGGCTGATTGGCATCGAAATCACCGGCGCGCAGGTCACGATCAAAACGCATACGCAGTCGATCTGCATCGAGAGCCAGGGGAATCACAACATCTTCGAGCGGCTCGCGCTGCACGACGGCCAGGCCATTGGCGTTTATCACGTGCGTGGTTCGGACAATCTGTTCCTCAATTGCGACGCCTGGAATAACCGGGACTACACTTCCGAGGATGGCAAAGGCGGCAACGTCGACGGCTTTGGTGGACATCCGAGCAAGGGGAGCACCGGCAATGTCTTTCGCGGCTGTCGCGCTTGGTACAACAGCGACGACGGCTACGACTGCATCAATGCTCACGAGAGTGTGACGTTCGAGAATTGCTGGGCGATGGGGAACGGCTTGTCGCCGATGAAGGAATCGCTCGCCGATGGCAACGGTTTTAAGGCGGGCGGCTATGGTTCGACGCCAGCCGAGCGAGTGCCCAATCCGCTTCCGCGGCATGTGGTGCGGTTCTGCATCGCAGTTGGAAACAAGAACAGCGGCTTCTATGCCAATCATCATCTGGGCGGCTGCGATTGGTTGAACAACAGCGCCTTTCGCAACGGCGCGAACTTCAACATGCTCGGTCGCCTTGCCGACAATCGCACCGATATCGACGGCGTGGGTCACGTGCTGCGCAACAACCTCAGCTACGGCGGCCGCCGCGATCTCGCGCGCATGAACGCCGAGAAGTGTACGGCGGAGAACAACTCCTTTACGCTCGAGACCAAGCTGACCGACAAAAACTTCCTCTCGCTCGATACGACAGAACTCTTCCAACCTCGCGGCAAAGACGGTTCGCTGCCGGACATCAATTGCCTGCGCCCCGCCGCGAAGATTTCCTTCGGCGCACTCCCAGCCCGCGAAAAGTAG
- a CDS encoding TIM barrel protein, whose protein sequence is MSEFLSRRQWLSSAAVVSAAAGLTSQVGNVAAQDPNRAPAKAVTKGNIKQSVVFWCFNAMGDKWDIDTTCKHAKALGCVSVELGSTDNWPTIKKNGLVCAIASNNMPGAPFMRGFNNPAYHDEVIARTTEVIDKCAEFGFPSVIAFTGFKYRKAEDPQSGEISLDEGFDNCVKGFKKIIGHAEKKKVNICLEHLNSRDGSHPMKGHPGYQGDDVDYCAKIIRAVGSERMKLLFDIYHVQIMNGDVIRRIDELKDVIGHVHTAGNPGRGELDDNQEINYPPIMRKLIEVGYQGYVGQEFIPTRDPLTSLTQAVKLCDV, encoded by the coding sequence ATGTCGGAATTTCTTTCTCGTCGTCAATGGTTGAGTTCTGCCGCGGTTGTTAGCGCTGCCGCGGGCCTTACTTCGCAAGTGGGCAACGTCGCCGCGCAAGATCCCAATCGCGCGCCAGCCAAAGCCGTCACCAAGGGGAACATCAAGCAGTCGGTTGTCTTTTGGTGCTTCAACGCCATGGGCGATAAGTGGGACATCGACACGACCTGCAAACACGCCAAGGCGCTCGGTTGCGTCTCGGTCGAACTCGGCTCGACCGACAATTGGCCGACGATCAAGAAGAACGGCCTCGTCTGCGCGATCGCTTCGAACAACATGCCCGGCGCGCCCTTCATGCGAGGCTTCAACAATCCGGCCTATCACGACGAAGTAATCGCCCGCACCACCGAAGTCATCGACAAGTGCGCCGAGTTCGGCTTTCCCTCGGTCATCGCCTTTACTGGCTTCAAATACCGCAAAGCCGAAGATCCGCAGAGCGGCGAGATCAGCCTCGACGAAGGCTTCGACAACTGCGTGAAGGGTTTCAAGAAGATCATCGGCCATGCGGAAAAGAAGAAGGTCAACATTTGCCTCGAGCATCTCAACAGCCGCGACGGCTCGCACCCGATGAAGGGTCACCCGGGCTATCAGGGTGACGACGTCGACTACTGCGCAAAGATCATCCGTGCGGTCGGCAGCGAACGAATGAAGCTGCTGTTCGACATCTATCACGTGCAGATCATGAACGGCGATGTCATCCGCCGCATCGACGAACTGAAAGACGTCATCGGCCACGTCCACACGGCCGGCAACCCAGGCCGCGGCGAGCTCGACGACAATCAAGAAATCAACTACCCGCCGATCATGCGCAAGCTGATCGAGGTCGGTTATCAAGGCTACGTCGGCCAGGAGTTCATCCCCACCCGCGATCCCCTCACCAGCCTGACTCAGGCGGTAAAACTCTGCGACGTTTGA
- a CDS encoding TlpA family protein disulfide reductase: protein MFRSWMLFALLVALASPAWSAEEKIDAAAVKADAGNAETWNKYASAEFSRINELLDDNIPAAESALAEFEKVVLSIEPTSDDAKEIVTRIKNSVPFFKKRIEIAKLSLADLEKDLATKPDGESVVSKYLSKVQGAIAELSDDVAKAEAKLADAKDRLAKAREIATDEAVMKEIDGSARVFTSLERMIATTKKLDAMVGKDAAPLAVEAWVNGAPLTDGDLKGKVVLLDFWAVWCGPCIATFPHLREWQAEYGDKGLVIVGLTNYYKFKWNEEAKKAQGSKEEVSHEDEQAMLVKFAESHNLKHRFAIQDGKSMAEYYGVNGIPHVVLIDQQGKIQLARVGSGPKNAHAIEAALKKLLDAKPTSK from the coding sequence ATGTTCCGTTCATGGATGCTGTTTGCATTGCTCGTCGCGCTCGCCAGTCCCGCCTGGTCGGCGGAAGAAAAAATCGATGCCGCCGCGGTGAAAGCCGATGCCGGCAATGCCGAGACCTGGAACAAGTACGCGAGCGCCGAGTTCAGTCGCATCAACGAGCTGCTCGACGACAATATTCCGGCCGCTGAAAGTGCGCTCGCCGAATTCGAAAAAGTCGTGTTGAGCATCGAACCCACGAGCGACGACGCCAAGGAAATTGTTACGCGCATCAAGAACTCGGTGCCGTTTTTCAAGAAGCGAATCGAGATCGCCAAGCTGTCGCTCGCCGACTTGGAAAAAGACCTGGCCACCAAGCCCGACGGCGAAAGTGTCGTAAGCAAGTACCTCAGCAAGGTGCAGGGCGCGATCGCCGAACTTTCGGATGACGTCGCCAAAGCTGAAGCCAAGCTCGCCGACGCCAAGGATCGCCTGGCCAAGGCCCGCGAAATCGCCACGGACGAAGCCGTCATGAAAGAGATCGACGGCAGCGCTCGCGTCTTCACTTCCTTGGAACGAATGATCGCCACCACCAAAAAGCTCGACGCGATGGTTGGCAAAGACGCGGCCCCGCTCGCGGTCGAAGCCTGGGTCAACGGCGCGCCGCTGACCGACGGCGACCTCAAGGGCAAAGTCGTGCTGCTCGACTTCTGGGCCGTCTGGTGCGGTCCTTGCATCGCCACCTTCCCGCACCTGCGCGAATGGCAAGCCGAATATGGCGACAAGGGCCTGGTGATCGTCGGCTTGACGAATTACTACAAGTTCAAGTGGAACGAAGAAGCTAAGAAGGCCCAGGGCTCGAAGGAAGAAGTCTCGCACGAAGACGAGCAAGCCATGCTCGTGAAGTTTGCCGAGTCCCACAACCTGAAGCACCGCTTTGCGATTCAGGATGGCAAGAGCATGGCCGAATACTACGGGGTGAATGGCATCCCGCACGTCGTGCTCATCGACCAGCAAGGGAAGATTCAACTGGCCCGCGTCGGCAGCGGCCCGAAGAACGCCCACGCTATCGAAGCCGCGCTGAAGAAGTTGCTCGACGCGAAGCCGACCTCGAAGTAG
- a CDS encoding TlpA family protein disulfide reductase, with amino-acid sequence MFRALSLAAVLLIPAFAFAQEEGDAPLGKTPREVVAADPNNTKAWDNYWSEQYQIIQFLIDADPKSAEKTLADVEALVAAHPPTNDVAIKHVDRMKGTFASLHKALAFNQIPFADIEQQLIANPDDPKAVINYQRKLSTELFPLAMSDVKKAAEQLKAVKATLEKVKESAKQEASKAAIDNVVKSLAAIDQAIIAGREQSDLVGQPAAPLHIDAWVNGKPLSEEELKGKVIILDFWAVWCGPCIATFPHLREWHEKYSDKGLVIIGVTKNYNFAWDEASKKPMKSDEDVSPEAEAEMLVKFAESHQLKHRFAVQENNELNEFYRVRGIPQIVVIDQQNKVQLIKVGSGEPNAKAVDEVLKKLFAEKSAEDKPAEK; translated from the coding sequence ATGTTTCGCGCACTGTCGCTGGCTGCGGTCCTGTTGATTCCTGCCTTTGCGTTCGCCCAAGAGGAAGGTGACGCCCCACTGGGGAAGACGCCCCGCGAAGTCGTGGCCGCCGATCCCAACAACACCAAGGCTTGGGACAATTATTGGAGCGAGCAGTATCAGATCATTCAGTTCCTGATCGACGCCGATCCTAAGTCGGCCGAGAAAACACTCGCCGATGTCGAAGCTCTCGTCGCCGCTCATCCGCCGACGAATGACGTCGCGATCAAACATGTCGACCGCATGAAAGGAACGTTTGCCTCGCTCCACAAGGCGCTCGCCTTCAATCAGATTCCCTTCGCCGATATCGAACAGCAGTTGATTGCCAACCCGGACGATCCAAAAGCTGTCATCAACTATCAGCGGAAGCTCAGCACCGAGCTGTTTCCTCTGGCGATGTCGGACGTGAAAAAAGCTGCCGAACAACTGAAGGCTGTGAAAGCCACACTAGAAAAAGTGAAGGAATCGGCCAAGCAAGAAGCCTCGAAGGCCGCCATCGATAACGTCGTGAAGAGTCTGGCGGCCATCGATCAAGCCATCATCGCCGGCCGTGAGCAATCGGATCTCGTCGGTCAGCCGGCTGCGCCGCTGCACATCGACGCTTGGGTCAACGGCAAGCCGCTGAGCGAAGAGGAGCTCAAAGGCAAAGTCATCATCCTCGACTTTTGGGCTGTCTGGTGCGGTCCCTGCATCGCCACCTTTCCGCACCTCCGCGAATGGCACGAAAAGTACAGCGACAAAGGCCTCGTGATCATCGGCGTGACGAAGAACTATAACTTTGCCTGGGACGAAGCCAGTAAAAAACCGATGAAGTCCGACGAAGATGTCTCGCCCGAAGCCGAAGCCGAGATGCTCGTCAAGTTCGCCGAGTCGCATCAACTCAAGCACCGTTTTGCCGTGCAAGAGAACAACGAACTCAACGAGTTCTACCGCGTGCGCGGCATTCCCCAGATTGTCGTCATCGATCAGCAAAACAAAGTCCAACTCATCAAGGTCGGCAGCGGCGAACCCAACGCCAAAGCCGTCGATGAAGTGCTGAAGAAACTGTTTGCGGAAAAATCGGCCGAAGACAAGCCTGCCGAGAAATAA
- a CDS encoding isochorismatase family protein has translation MSTESENLPLTRSLELMSVGDTGLLVVDMQGKLLTMIAGHERVTWNCRRLVDGAKLLGIPVAGTEQYPQGLGPTTPVLAERIGPMPAKKLFSSRECAEIFYGWRDAGIYKVLVCGIEAHVCVQQTVLDLLSEGFRVYLAVDAIGSRGVLDAEVAVRRMDASGATITTTEAALFEWCETAANPQFKAISGLVKESAPA, from the coding sequence ATGAGCACTGAATCTGAAAATTTGCCGCTAACGCGAAGTCTGGAACTGATGTCGGTCGGCGATACCGGGCTGCTGGTCGTCGATATGCAGGGAAAGCTGCTGACGATGATTGCCGGGCATGAGCGGGTGACTTGGAACTGCCGGCGGCTGGTCGACGGGGCGAAGCTGCTCGGCATTCCGGTGGCCGGGACGGAGCAGTATCCGCAAGGGTTGGGGCCGACGACGCCGGTGCTCGCCGAACGCATTGGGCCGATGCCGGCGAAGAAGCTATTTAGCTCGCGCGAGTGCGCCGAGATTTTTTACGGCTGGCGCGATGCGGGCATTTATAAGGTGCTGGTCTGCGGCATCGAAGCCCATGTGTGTGTGCAGCAGACGGTGCTCGATTTACTCAGCGAGGGCTTTCGCGTCTATCTCGCCGTCGATGCGATCGGCTCCCGCGGCGTGCTCGATGCCGAGGTTGCCGTGCGGCGGATGGATGCCAGCGGCGCGACCATCACCACCACCGAAGCGGCTCTCTTCGAGTGGTGTGAAACGGCGGCCAATCCGCAGTTCAAGGCGATCAGCGGATTGGTGAAAGAATCGGCGCCTGCTTGA